Proteins encoded within one genomic window of Candidatus Cloacimonadota bacterium:
- a CDS encoding phosphate butyryltransferase has translation MEIRKLDQMFEVLGSRTKKRLVAAWAIDTHTIMAVAEAVQMGIIEGILVGDETKIKAVCQEHNISSSIFRIINCTSDLVAASLAVDLINRGEGDFLMKGLLSTDRYMRAILNKDKGLMDPGAILSHVTVAEPKNYHKLLIFGDVAIIPLPDLKQKIAITNYLIRTAHFLGIDCPKVGLLAASEQTLPKIPSCADAALIHKMAQRGQIKGGVVEGPLAMDLIVDKESATIKGMQSEVCGDADCILFPNIESGNVFYKTIVKLLKSDLCAVVIGARVPCVLTSRGDSERSKLYSIALAALMA, from the coding sequence ATGGAAATTCGCAAATTGGACCAGATGTTTGAAGTATTAGGGTCCCGAACCAAGAAACGTCTTGTAGCGGCATGGGCAATAGACACTCATACTATTATGGCTGTAGCCGAAGCTGTTCAAATGGGCATTATTGAAGGTATTTTAGTAGGAGATGAAACAAAAATCAAAGCAGTTTGCCAAGAGCATAATATCAGCTCATCCATATTCAGAATAATTAATTGCACAAGTGATCTTGTCGCTGCATCCTTGGCAGTAGATCTGATTAACAGAGGGGAGGGTGATTTTTTGATGAAAGGGTTACTCTCCACCGATCGCTATATGAGAGCTATTCTCAACAAAGATAAGGGTTTAATGGATCCCGGTGCTATTTTATCTCACGTTACGGTTGCAGAACCTAAGAATTATCATAAACTCCTCATCTTTGGAGATGTGGCAATCATACCCTTACCAGACCTCAAACAAAAGATTGCGATAACTAATTATCTGATTAGAACTGCGCATTTTTTAGGTATTGACTGCCCTAAAGTGGGACTTTTAGCTGCCAGCGAACAAACTCTACCCAAAATTCCTTCCTGTGCCGATGCAGCTTTGATTCATAAGATGGCTCAACGTGGTCAGATCAAAGGAGGAGTAGTGGAAGGTCCATTGGCAATGGATTTGATTGTAGATAAAGAAAGCGCTACAATCAAGGGCATGCAAAGTGAAGTATGTGGCGATGCCGATTGCATTCTTTTCCCTAATATCGAATCTGGCAATGTGTTTTACAAAACCATAGTGAAACTACTAAAAAGTGATCTTTGTGCAGTTGTGATTGGTGCCAGAGTACCATGCGTACTTACTTCCCGAGGCGATAGTGAACGCTCAAAATTATATTCAATTGCCCTAGCGGCTCTGATGGCATAA
- a CDS encoding penicillin-binding protein activator LpoB, translating to MQKLLIPMILGLALLVAACGPSVKVQRVSTDTVADLSGKWNNTDSRLVAEEMIRDVVSRPWLSSFLQEKGRTPVVIVGTMRNLSSEHIEMETFIADISRELINSGAVRFVAARDIRDEVRDERAEQQYFASEETAKQMAQELGADFMLKGAVKTINDQIDRTSAKYYQIDMELIDVETTETVWIGNKEIMKIVERSRFK from the coding sequence ATGCAGAAATTACTGATCCCGATGATACTTGGCTTAGCCCTGCTGGTTGCCGCTTGTGGACCCAGCGTTAAAGTCCAACGTGTTTCCACCGATACTGTCGCAGACCTTAGCGGCAAATGGAACAATACAGACAGCCGTCTGGTTGCAGAAGAAATGATTCGGGATGTTGTATCCCGTCCTTGGCTTAGCAGCTTTTTACAAGAAAAAGGGCGCACTCCGGTTGTAATAGTGGGCACAATGCGCAATCTCTCCAGCGAGCACATAGAGATGGAAACCTTTATTGCCGATATCTCCCGCGAGCTCATTAACAGTGGAGCGGTTAGGTTCGTAGCTGCAAGAGATATTCGTGATGAAGTCCGTGACGAACGTGCAGAACAGCAATACTTTGCCTCGGAGGAAACAGCAAAGCAAATGGCCCAAGAGTTGGGTGCAGATTTTATGCTTAAGGGTGCAGTTAAAACTATCAACGATCAGATTGACCGCACCTCGGCAAAGTATTACCAGATAGATATGGAGCTTATAGACGTGGAAACAACAGAAACAGTATGGATAGGCAATAAAGAGATTATGAAGATAGTGGAACGCAGTCGCTTTAAATAA
- a CDS encoding PAS domain S-box protein: MDWKKYIEDFYSNLVCADDTLRPKLIQDLSGKLVQLEQAATERDMYRSILENASDTIVEMDEKGKILYSTPNWIRQLGHQSDQMIGKVIFDTLFHPEDAQKAKKYLKEAFRSKKTQTGFEYRIKNSHGEYRWHTANLSPLFDEENRVKSVIAVAHSIHARKTAELKLQEREKLYRLLLNTMREAVIMVDNDDYIKYVNPSWCELFGYSSEEALGKTGFELVVIADDQHIIRKKNLERQSGKVDEYILRGKKKNGSLIWLRISGAPVQDEFGTVIGSVGIMTDITESKKALDSLARSEEKYRDLFENSMAGVFQSTLDDQYISVNRHFAQMFGYSSPTEMVQSVKDIKDLYVHPEDRIKLKELLLQNGIVENYEVELKRKDGSRLLTLLSARISTNNDGISVIEGANIDITELRILQDQLLGSQKMEAIGKLAGGVAHDFNNLLTIILGYSEDLLEELPKHSPLRELADEILKAGMRAARLTRELLAFSKKQIIANRDLDLNSLINNLKGIITRMLGEEVALSFVLAEDLKTVKADPTQMEQVIVNLVINAKEAMPTGGVFRIRTQNETIKLNSPYRKLELPAGEYVLLNLKDTGCGIDFEIQDKIFEPFFSTKSEARGLGLSTVWGIVQQMGGAIFLDSKPDKGTEINIFLPVSEGMKDSASFHLVKPDHGKNEQILVVEDEETLCLLIKKMLTNMGYQVIATTKASEALAQIKEGIVPDLLLTDVVMPNMNGMQLVEEVRKVQADQKVLLMSGFTDDIIIQQGGGKQNYPFIAKPFTASQIAPVIRDILKLNEFEYHLLILASDNNMQQLMQRSCRKRKLDCKFVCSSQEAIDQLRKNNFHVIVADLSENPSEVILTLQNTREHGYDLPVIAIADMIKDEYMDELKKLKVLHAVEKSLDSSSLIDFIVQTLKKELR, encoded by the coding sequence ATGGATTGGAAAAAGTATATTGAGGATTTTTATAGCAACCTCGTTTGTGCAGACGACACTCTTCGACCCAAGTTAATTCAAGATTTAAGTGGAAAACTGGTTCAACTTGAGCAAGCTGCAACAGAACGAGATATGTATCGCTCTATATTAGAAAATGCCAGCGACACTATTGTGGAAATGGATGAGAAGGGCAAAATCCTCTATAGCACCCCAAACTGGATTAGGCAATTAGGTCATCAATCAGATCAAATGATAGGCAAGGTTATATTCGACACACTATTCCATCCGGAAGATGCTCAAAAAGCAAAGAAGTATTTAAAGGAAGCATTCCGCTCTAAGAAAACACAAACCGGATTTGAGTATCGCATTAAGAATAGCCACGGCGAATATCGCTGGCACACAGCCAATCTTTCTCCCTTGTTTGATGAAGAGAATAGAGTAAAATCGGTGATAGCAGTTGCTCATAGCATCCACGCACGTAAAACTGCAGAGCTCAAACTTCAGGAGCGGGAAAAGTTATATAGATTGCTGCTTAACACGATGAGAGAAGCAGTGATAATGGTGGATAACGACGATTACATAAAATATGTGAATCCCAGTTGGTGTGAATTATTTGGTTATAGCAGCGAAGAAGCATTAGGTAAGACTGGGTTTGAGCTTGTAGTAATAGCTGATGACCAGCATATTATCCGCAAGAAAAACTTGGAGCGTCAATCAGGCAAAGTAGATGAATATATCCTTAGAGGAAAGAAGAAAAATGGGAGTCTCATCTGGTTGAGAATAAGCGGGGCTCCGGTACAAGATGAATTTGGAACTGTTATTGGATCTGTGGGTATTATGACCGACATCACCGAGAGTAAAAAAGCATTGGATTCACTTGCTCGAAGCGAGGAGAAATATCGAGATCTGTTTGAAAACTCTATGGCTGGGGTATTTCAATCTACCCTAGATGATCAGTACATAAGCGTTAACCGACATTTCGCCCAGATGTTTGGCTATTCTTCTCCCACCGAAATGGTGCAAAGCGTGAAAGATATCAAAGATCTCTACGTACACCCGGAAGATAGAATAAAGCTTAAAGAATTGCTTCTGCAGAATGGAATTGTGGAAAACTATGAAGTGGAGTTAAAACGCAAAGATGGCAGCAGATTGCTAACCTTACTTTCGGCAAGAATTTCTACCAATAACGATGGAATTTCGGTAATTGAAGGGGCAAACATTGACATTACCGAGCTCAGGATATTGCAAGATCAGCTTTTAGGCAGCCAAAAAATGGAGGCAATTGGTAAATTAGCCGGGGGAGTTGCCCACGATTTTAATAACCTTCTTACCATCATTTTAGGTTATTCTGAAGACCTTCTGGAAGAGCTTCCCAAACATAGTCCCCTACGAGAATTGGCTGATGAAATCCTCAAAGCAGGTATGCGTGCGGCAAGATTAACCAGAGAGCTGCTCGCCTTTAGTAAAAAACAAATTATCGCCAATCGGGATTTAGATTTGAATAGCCTGATAAATAATCTTAAAGGCATTATTACGAGGATGTTGGGAGAAGAAGTTGCGCTTAGCTTCGTTTTAGCCGAAGATCTTAAAACCGTTAAAGCCGATCCCACACAAATGGAGCAAGTAATTGTTAATCTGGTGATAAATGCAAAAGAAGCAATGCCTACTGGTGGAGTGTTCCGCATTAGAACCCAAAACGAAACCATCAAGTTGAACAGCCCTTATCGCAAACTTGAGCTCCCTGCCGGTGAATATGTGTTGCTTAATCTCAAAGATACCGGATGCGGAATTGATTTTGAAATTCAAGATAAGATCTTCGAACCCTTTTTCTCTACCAAATCTGAAGCCAGAGGCTTGGGACTTTCTACGGTGTGGGGCATTGTTCAACAAATGGGAGGGGCGATATTTCTGGACAGCAAACCTGATAAAGGCACTGAGATCAACATCTTCCTGCCGGTGAGCGAAGGCATGAAAGATTCTGCATCTTTTCACTTAGTGAAGCCCGACCATGGAAAGAATGAGCAGATCCTTGTAGTTGAAGATGAAGAAACACTTTGTCTACTCATTAAAAAGATGCTTACGAATATGGGCTATCAGGTTATAGCTACCACAAAAGCCTCTGAGGCATTAGCTCAGATTAAAGAAGGAATCGTGCCAGACCTGCTTTTAACTGATGTAGTTATGCCCAATATGAACGGTATGCAATTGGTGGAAGAAGTTAGAAAAGTGCAAGCTGATCAAAAAGTACTACTGATGTCTGGTTTTACGGACGATATAATAATCCAACAGGGTGGCGGTAAACAAAATTATCCATTCATAGCTAAACCCTTCACTGCCAGCCAGATTGCTCCTGTAATTCGAGATATTCTAAAATTGAACGAGTTTGAATACCATCTGCTAATTCTGGCTTCAGACAATAATATGCAACAACTTATGCAACGATCTTGCCGCAAGCGAAAATTAGATTGTAAATTTGTGTGCTCTTCCCAAGAAGCTATCGACCAATTGCGAAAAAATAACTTCCACGTAATTGTGGCAGATCTAAGTGAAAACCCTTCGGAAGTTATTCTAACACTTCAAAACACTCGCGAACATGGCTATGACTTACCGGTAATTGCTATTGCAGATATGATAAAGGATGAATACATGGATGAGCTTAAGAAACTAAAGGTTCTACATGCTGTAGAGAAAAGCTTGGACAGCTCAAGCCTTATAGATTTTATCGTACAAACGCTAAAGAAAGAACTCCGTTAA